A genomic window from Tachysurus fulvidraco isolate hzauxx_2018 unplaced genomic scaffold, HZAU_PFXX_2.0 HiC_scaffold_36_np12, whole genome shotgun sequence includes:
- the LOC113635172 gene encoding probable E3 ubiquitin-protein ligase RNF144A-A isoform X2, translated as MRKLNSQAGDRNSVADLTKMEQRRRHNPKDSTLKFVTRPDDITLDDDPNIMRIEMSCGHVVSSQSLTAYCRSLLDQGQYVFLCPALTEGTTKCGAEWKYMEVRRIAVLNQEEQSHFEETMAQLAAAKYCEYNQCPGCSSFVERQDLTNLCVLCTICTADSGKRFQFCWQCLKTWKGPGPRSDKCENSGCVNDKIEKLLKCEEIIMTSVQNLKCPSVRACPTCGNLVEHDTTGCKNIICNRCNVEFCFSCLKLTAECLKTSSYFKPCSNGVAPRQTSIPTWSK; from the exons ATGCGAAAGTTAAACAGTCAAGCAGGCGACAGGAATTCAGTAGCTGATCTGACGAAGATGGAACAAAGAAGGCGTCACAATCCTAAAGACAGCACCCTGAAATTTGTTACTCGACCAGATGACATTA CACTAGATGATGATCCCAACATAATGAGAATAGAGATGTCCTGTGGGCATGTCGTCTCGTCGCAATCTCTTACGGCCTATTGCCGCAGTCTACTTGATCAG GGCCAGTACGTGTTCTTGTGTCCAGCTCTGACGGAGGGAACAACTAAGTGTGGGGCGGAATGGAAGTACATGGAAGTGCGAAGGATTGCTGTACTGAATCAAGAGGAGCAGAGTCACTTTGAGGAGACTATGGCTCAATTGGCAGCAGCTAAGTACTGTGAATACAACCAA tgcccTGGTTGCAGTTCATTTGTTGAGAGACAGGATTTGACCAACCTGTGTGTACTCTGCACCATCTGTACAGCTGATAGCGGTAAGAGGTTTCAGTTCTGCTGGCAGTGTCTGAAGACCTGGAAAGGGCCAGGACCTCGCTCAGACAAGTGTGAAAACAGCggctgtgttaatgataaaattgAGAAGCTCTTAAAATGTGAGGAAATAATAATGACTTCAGTTCAAAACTTAAAATGTCCATCAGTGCGAGCTTGTCCTACATGTGGAAACTTGGTTGAACATGACACAACAGGATGTAAGAATATAATATGCAATCGCTGCAATGTTGAATTCTGCTTTTCTTGTTTAAAGCTCACTGCTGAATGTCTAAAAACAAGCTCATACTTTAAACCTTGCTCAAATGGTGTAGCTCCTCGGCAAACATCCATTCCAACCTGGAGTAAGTAG
- the LOC113635172 gene encoding probable E3 ubiquitin-protein ligase RNF144A-A isoform X1 — protein MEQEKQPPLNFVNRKDDITLDDDPNIMRIEMSCGHVVSSQSLTAYCRSLLDQGQYVFLCPALTEGTTKCGAEWKYMEVRRIAVLNQEEQSHFEETMAQLAAAKYCEYNQCPGCSSFVERQDLTNLCVLCTICTADSGKRFQFCWQCLKTWKGPGPRSDKCENSGCVNDKIEKLLKCEEIIMTSVQNLKCPSVRACPTCGNLVEHDTTGCKNIICNRCNVEFCFSCLKLTAECLKTSSYFKPCSNGVAPRQTSIPTWSK, from the exons ATGGAGCAAGAAAAACAACCCCCGCTGAATTTTGTTAATCGAAAGGATGACATTA CACTAGATGATGATCCCAACATAATGAGAATAGAGATGTCCTGTGGGCATGTCGTCTCGTCGCAATCTCTTACGGCCTATTGCCGCAGTCTACTTGATCAG GGCCAGTACGTGTTCTTGTGTCCAGCTCTGACGGAGGGAACAACTAAGTGTGGGGCGGAATGGAAGTACATGGAAGTGCGAAGGATTGCTGTACTGAATCAAGAGGAGCAGAGTCACTTTGAGGAGACTATGGCTCAATTGGCAGCAGCTAAGTACTGTGAATACAACCAA tgcccTGGTTGCAGTTCATTTGTTGAGAGACAGGATTTGACCAACCTGTGTGTACTCTGCACCATCTGTACAGCTGATAGCGGTAAGAGGTTTCAGTTCTGCTGGCAGTGTCTGAAGACCTGGAAAGGGCCAGGACCTCGCTCAGACAAGTGTGAAAACAGCggctgtgttaatgataaaattgAGAAGCTCTTAAAATGTGAGGAAATAATAATGACTTCAGTTCAAAACTTAAAATGTCCATCAGTGCGAGCTTGTCCTACATGTGGAAACTTGGTTGAACATGACACAACAGGATGTAAGAATATAATATGCAATCGCTGCAATGTTGAATTCTGCTTTTCTTGTTTAAAGCTCACTGCTGAATGTCTAAAAACAAGCTCATACTTTAAACCTTGCTCAAATGGTGTAGCTCCTCGGCAAACATCCATTCCAACCTGGAGTAAGTAG